In one window of Thermoanaerobacterium sp. PSU-2 DNA:
- a CDS encoding MBL fold metallo-hydrolase: MNLNKINRNTYYIDNPTNIGVYSYKNKNCLLVDTGINNGQARKIDNVLAEGGLHPKYIINTHNHMDHCGGNMYFKTQYPGCEIYTSNKERLYIENPELRDMVLFSSCPIRDLDTTNKTFSVDFVLDYGISKIGDEKFDIISLVGHSIDQIGVITPDRVCFLGDSVFSEDTIKKYSLPYLFNIEKSVETLKKLKEVDADYFVISHIDRVLNKDELDALIEKNISNIEDNIEIILELLEQPHTREGLLQNLVILNDLPLNFTQYYIYFSSVSAFLSYLRDKKLIDYSIENGEIYFYRKAV; the protein is encoded by the coding sequence ATGAATTTAAATAAGATAAATAGAAATACGTACTACATCGATAATCCTACAAATATAGGTGTTTATTCCTATAAAAACAAAAATTGTCTATTAGTAGATACCGGTATAAACAATGGGCAAGCAAGAAAGATCGACAATGTATTAGCAGAAGGTGGTTTACATCCCAAATATATTATAAATACTCACAATCACATGGACCACTGCGGCGGTAATATGTACTTTAAGACTCAGTACCCTGGATGCGAAATCTATACATCAAATAAGGAGCGATTATATATAGAAAATCCAGAGTTAAGAGATATGGTACTATTTTCTTCATGCCCAATAAGAGATCTTGATACGACTAATAAAACATTTTCTGTTGATTTTGTCCTTGATTATGGTATCTCAAAAATTGGCGATGAAAAATTTGATATAATATCTTTGGTGGGGCATTCAATAGATCAAATCGGTGTCATTACACCCGATAGAGTATGTTTTTTGGGAGATAGCGTATTTAGTGAGGATACAATAAAAAAATATTCACTTCCATATTTGTTTAATATAGAAAAAAGCGTAGAAACCTTAAAAAAGTTAAAAGAGGTTGATGCAGACTATTTTGTAATAAGTCACATAGATAGAGTGCTTAACAAGGATGAGCTTGATGCACTGATAGAAAAAAATATTTCAAATATAGAAGATAATATTGAAATTATACTGGAATTATTGGAACAACCTCATACAAGGGAAGGATTGCTGCAAAACTTAGTAATATTAAATGATCTGCCATTAAATTTTACCCAGTATTATATTTATTTTTCATCGGTTTCCGCATTTTTGAGCTATTTAAGAGATAAAAAACTTATCGATTATTCAATAGAAAACGGAGAAATATATTTTTATAGAAAGGCTGTTTGA
- a CDS encoding fumarate hydratase produces MREIKADDVKKAVELLCIKANYNLPDDVLNTLKEKIREEVSETGIEILTSIIENAEIAKAKEMPICQDTGIAVIFVEVGQDVHIVDGTLKDAIQNGVKEGYLNGYLRKSIVMDPFVRINTNDNTPPIVHYDIVDGDKLKITVAPKGAGSENMSALKMMKPSDGIEGVKKFIIDTVEASGPNACPPLVVGVGIGGNFEYAPLLAKKALLRPIDQRSSDSDVRALEEELLLKINGLGIGPQGLGGRITALAVNIEKYPTHIAMLPVAVNISCHVTRHATAIL; encoded by the coding sequence ATGAGAGAAATAAAAGCAGATGATGTAAAAAAGGCTGTAGAGCTTTTGTGCATTAAAGCTAATTACAATTTGCCAGACGATGTGTTAAATACACTGAAGGAGAAAATTCGCGAGGAAGTTAGCGAAACAGGAATAGAAATATTGACTAGTATAATTGAAAATGCTGAGATAGCCAAGGCAAAAGAAATGCCAATATGTCAAGACACAGGCATAGCTGTGATTTTCGTTGAGGTAGGACAAGATGTTCATATTGTGGATGGTACATTAAAAGATGCTATACAAAACGGTGTTAAAGAGGGGTATCTTAATGGGTATTTAAGGAAATCAATTGTGATGGATCCGTTTGTACGTATCAATACAAATGACAATACACCGCCGATTGTGCATTATGATATTGTAGATGGCGACAAGCTGAAAATCACAGTTGCGCCCAAAGGAGCCGGAAGTGAAAATATGAGTGCACTAAAGATGATGAAGCCTTCTGATGGCATTGAAGGGGTAAAGAAGTTTATAATTGATACAGTTGAAGCGTCAGGTCCCAATGCGTGTCCACCGCTTGTAGTAGGCGTTGGAATAGGTGGCAATTTTGAGTATGCACCATTGTTGGCTAAAAAAGCCCTTTTAAGGCCTATCGATCAAAGAAGCAGTGACAGTGATGTGAGGGCATTAGAAGAAGAACTTTTATTAAAAATAAACGGACTTGGCATAGGACCGCAAGGATTAGGAGGAAGGATAACAGCTTTGGCAGTAAACATCGAAAAATATCCTACCCATATAGCAATGCTACCTGTGGCTGTAAATATATCCTGCCATGTTACGAGACATGCT